TTATTATGACCTGCCTTTGACATAAGTATcaatactagaccaacatttgaaaagggcgtagaagccaaaatttattccttctgattcttcgtctacatatatggcTTTATATGTACACGaataatcagaaggaataaatgttggctgttacgccctttccaaatgttggtctagaataaGCATTTAATTAAATGACGTTTCAGTATCTTATAAACTGGTTTTaaaaaaggtgtttttatgatgcCTATATTCATCATATTGGGCGACATGGCCTCGGGGCAGGACGAGTGAGGgccgaaaattatatcaaaaatgtgctgaatttatttaaaacggATGACACATCCTTGCACTTCTAGGGATTATGTTCAATtgatgtttgtgtgtatgtgtgtgtgtatcttcaatctaaccccactgtccggcagtgatattatggaagaaagctgtctttaataaagtcagctttagtccgggagttagaaggtgttagctctactgcagctccagtgacccatttcagactgcctggtaactcacgtccagtccgaggtcactttcacaTGCAATAAGCCCCGTCTGTTTATGCTATCATTGTCAATtagataatggatccataaacaagcTTCCGGATTTTCAATCCAGCGCGTATTCagttttggaatcatataaCAACAtatttgggcttattctacgagtggagtgacgtgagaatgctcgaatgacgtgagaagagtcgtatagccccatttgaataacatggtcacctcacgtgagaattgctgaaatcgactcacctcacgtcactcgactcgtagaataagcccaattgaaacaatctcatcAAATTGATCCAATTCCGGATAAATGAACTGAGGAAGAGAAGACCACAACTAGtgtccacaaaaaaaatcactactCTTTCAGCGCTattcccggaaattcttccatatTTTCCTGGTATTATCACACATTCATACATATTTTCACCAAATACATCCCCGTATTCAAACTACACAAACGATTTCGCATGCTCAATTAAGAATACACTTGATTAAAAGTCACCAAACTCGTAAATCTCAAACTTCAAATAacttaaacttttttcttctagtacatatgcaaaatatttatatcAGCCGAATACATTTTTTGCGGAAACGAACAAAAATCGTGACAGCAAATTTAAAAGCTACCGTCCCcgcgcatggcttgctgcgatttCTTATGTTCAATTGATGTTTCGCTTGAAAATATCGTATTCCAAATACGCAAATTTGTCCATGtgcatgggacagttatgcttagAACGGCAgtttagtgttatataccgattgactcagctcgaagaactgaggtgatgtccgtttgtatgtatgtatgtgtgtgtacaaattgTGTAGACACAATTTTTAAAACTTAGCATTAtgcgatttactcgcaacaagttgcattcgacaaagaatgcggtcccattttgaaaatgttttttgctattgaaaaatGGCCCGATTGgtcattgcatttcggaattattgaaaaatcattgtttttttcccagcatcatcactgctaggtggataatTTTGGTTTTTTGAACTATGTTCATATCTATTATCTTTTTATTGAATTCTTCATTTGAGATATCTATCCTTGATAAAGTCAGAAAAATCAAATGGAAGCTCGATAGCATCAAAATCACATTGAATAACAgaaatcatttaaaaatttcagtaaatttgatAATGTTCGTTACTCACCAGATTCAGCGCATTTTAAATCATAATTGTAAGTTGTACAAAAGAATTTTCGTACCTATTTTGTGTATTATTGTATAATTATGGGGTGCTCTTCTTGCCCCGGGTGgcaatttcagaaagttaactcctagtagccgctgtaagcacgctcgaagtgaataattcattcataagggaagatcctttaattacgtaacgcaaaaattgggcattttcaacccccctcccccttatgtcacactttttgtatgaagcatctaaaaattatgtatgggtcgtcacactttgtccaaccccccctcccccctctaagcgttacgtaatttgtggacgctccctaagCATATTATTTCGTAGTTTTTTCATTTCTAGCGGCTTGAAAAATTTGCTTACAACGGAGTACATGTCTTTGACCAAAAATTAACACTCCATAAAAGTAACCGCACTTTTTTTCCTCGGAGAAAATTCAGCAAAAGTCTGTAGCTTTCCTATGATGttaatattcttgcataatgttgaTTCGAAAAAAGAGCGAAACACGCAACTAGGCTGACAACCGGAGACACTCCCTTACTGTTACGCTGAacttaaaacaaaaattatcttGTAGGTCTTGACTATATTTCTGTATTTATACGTTTAAGGTGATTACCTTACGTAAACTTATCTACATAATGTAGAATCTCAAATCCCACTTCAACCATAATCAGGATAATTATCATCCACTCCAGTCGGATATGATGCTTGTCGTTTAGGTTTGAACTTATCAAATCCGCCAGCTCTACACAGTGGTTTAATTTCTCGTTCATAACCCGTGTCCGGCGATTTATGCTAAAGTACGAACTTGTCTGTTGGTATAGATTTTCCAACTGTTCGCGATCCCAGTAGAAATCCGGCACATCCAAAAGATCTGAACTTAGATTTATCAAATGGCGGAATGCGAACAATTCGCCCGTTTTTCGCAGCATTTCAGGGCGGGAAATTGTTATTTTATTCCCTTTCTTGAGGTCCTCTGTTACGTATGCCATCGATTCGATGTATCGCTCCAAGGCAGCTTCCCAAATTCCGAGCTTCACCGAATGGGACATGGCATTCGAAAACGTGTACTTTTCTAAACCGGCATCATCATTTGTCGAAACGTAAAAGCTGTTATTCTTCAACCGAGCAGGACTATCAATGGTGTTGTACAACATCGCTTCACTCTCCTCAAGAACCGTGGATTCTTCATATGGATCCTGGAataatttttatatgaaaaagttGGTTCCCACATTCAGCAGCTTTCCTTCCCATTCAGCATCACATAATCTACCTTATCTGAATTCATTATCCTAATTATTATGTACAGTtaacaatgtttttcttagaCAAATCCAAAATGCAATCATGGGAAGGAAAGGGATCATTAGATCAGTTAATTATCTTTACCTCTTCGAATTGCTTCAAAAAGCGCAGAATGTTGTTATTCTCCAGATCGGTACAGTTCCACAACACCACGGTACCTTCACGGAAGAAGTACACATCGCGCGATTCATCACCAACTTTATATTTTGCGATGACATGCAAAACATCCGGATCCACGTCGTTGTCCTCGCTAGACAGGAATTGCTTCGGCTCATACAGGTTCTGGTCTTTCAGAGCGGCTAGCAGGCGCTCCAAGTCGTATTCTTTTGCTGTTGCAAATGCTGTCACCGTGAGGTATCCGTTGGCCAGTTTAGTAAACTCGTCTTCTCGCCTTCGTCGTGGTCGTTTCTTCGGCGGAATATTTTCGTGCAGGTTGATAACAGATGATGAAATTTTCTGCAATTGCTTCCCAACAGTGTTGCTGATTATGGGCGTTCGTTTCTGCAATAACGACTTGGACATCACCCTCTGCGAACTGCTTGCGTAACGCGTCACCGGAAATATTCGGTTCATTGATAATATCGATGCTCTACCGGTGATGAGAATCGATTGATTTATCACGATTCGCACTGTCCTTGTTATACAATTCATTCTGGATCACACACTTCATGCACTAAAACGCGTGTTGTTCGTCTGCCGTAGTAGCCGGTCGTCTGCAATGTTTTTATTTACATACTGCCATAACGACAGAAATATAAACTCCCCATAATAAaacagaatttttttcaaaaatagttttattatgttctttttttcattggttcatatttttgttttttgttgttgaaggATTActacaaaaccgaacttttgataaatGGCTCGGAACCCATAGTGACATATACCAAACGAATTGAGCAAATGTGTGTGTATTTTTTTCTTGctatggagggggaatctgctcaacagacttcctgggttggacgtccaggaagtgcggggttagggaccacctccaacagcaaacgagggaggcaggactacatcctcgaaccgctaaaccgtttccaatGCCGCCAatcccatcgtcccttcggtacaaccagaaagtaatgcttcaaaggggggccagtgcacaacgcaccctcgaggctagctgcgtgtccttgcagcacatCGTGagtcgct
The nucleotide sequence above comes from Armigeres subalbatus isolate Guangzhou_Male chromosome 3, GZ_Asu_2, whole genome shotgun sequence. Encoded proteins:
- the LOC134219572 gene encoding required for meiotic nuclear division protein 1 homolog, whose amino-acid sequence is MNCITRTVRIVINQSILITGRASILSMNRIFPVTRYASSSQRVMSKSLLQKRTPIISNTVGKQLQKISSSVINLHENIPPKKRPRRRREDEFTKLANGYLTVTAFATAKEYDLERLLAALKDQNLYEPKQFLSSEDNDVDPDVLHVIAKYKVGDESRDVYFFREGTVVLWNCTDLENNNILRFLKQFEEDPYEESTVLEESEAMLYNTIDSPARLKNNSFYVSTNDDAGLEKYTFSNAMSHSVKLGIWEAALERYIESMAYVTEDLKKGNKITISRPEMLRKTGELFAFRHLINLSSDLLDVPDFYWDREQLENLYQQTSSYFSINRRTRVMNEKLNHCVELADLISSNLNDKHHIRLEWMIIILIMVEVGFEILHYVDKFT